One window of the Chitinophaga niabensis genome contains the following:
- a CDS encoding LytR/AlgR family response regulator transcription factor, whose translation MKHTLTLSAKELADSLLLTWLKAPCNLLASVKNRITLTLFCGGFSFLFMYIFSPFNMNQWYEGGPQSVTGVFGIFALCGMAGLTISQFLLIRLKGPRPLTHIQFMAWFLGEAMLIAVIVNIVNVSIHDYLQYSWSEYTDTLRYAFGVMILPYSMALGWFYAAQLKSKTTEKEKETALHIRDEYDKLSLSLAPSNLLLLKAEDNYVHIFYLNGSVVKKELIRSSLKKLEPQLSGLGFSRSHRSYMVNLSRVILFKKNAKGHYLLIDGLEDVTIPVSTSYLSDFVQRFTPAC comes from the coding sequence ATGAAACATACGCTAACACTATCCGCAAAAGAATTAGCGGACTCATTGTTATTGACCTGGCTTAAGGCTCCCTGCAACCTGCTCGCATCTGTTAAGAACCGTATTACATTAACCCTGTTCTGCGGGGGATTCAGTTTCCTTTTCATGTACATCTTTTCCCCCTTTAACATGAACCAATGGTACGAAGGTGGCCCGCAAAGCGTAACAGGCGTTTTTGGCATCTTTGCACTCTGCGGTATGGCCGGATTGACCATCTCCCAATTCCTGCTGATCCGTTTAAAAGGCCCCAGGCCCCTTACACATATACAATTCATGGCCTGGTTCCTCGGAGAGGCTATGCTGATCGCGGTAATCGTGAACATTGTGAATGTATCCATTCACGACTACCTCCAATATTCCTGGTCGGAATACACAGATACATTGAGGTATGCTTTCGGCGTAATGATCCTCCCCTATTCCATGGCACTGGGCTGGTTTTATGCAGCGCAGCTAAAGAGCAAAACAACGGAAAAAGAAAAAGAAACAGCTCTGCACATCCGGGATGAATATGATAAACTCAGCCTTAGCCTCGCGCCTTCCAATTTATTATTACTGAAAGCAGAAGATAACTACGTACATATTTTTTATCTCAACGGATCGGTAGTTAAAAAAGAGCTGATCAGAAGCTCTCTCAAAAAACTGGAACCCCAGCTTTCCGGTTTAGGTTTTTCCCGATCGCACCGTTCTTATATGGTGAACTTATCCAGGGTGATCCTTTTTAAGAAAAATGCCAAAGGCCATTACCTGCTGATAGATGGATTGGAGGATGTGACCATTCCGGTATCCACTTCTTATCTCTCCGATTTCGTGCAGCGGTTTACCCCGGCCTGCTGA
- a CDS encoding metallophosphoesterase family protein has translation MLTRRTFLKNTLKGIVLIGAGNTLQSFAADSFILPEKRKVKLRFALASDGHYGQPKTTYFDNHKKMVGWLNKEQSRRGIDFSVINGDLFHDDNKFLPEVKAAWDGLSMPYYVSHGNHDMVEEEIWQQTWGIAWHHAFEVDDTAFLILNTADIKGKYICPDLNWTKEQLEKYKHKKQLFVFMHITPIKWTEHGIDCPELIEMFSAQQNLKGVFHGHDHIEDSVKEKNGKHYFWDAHIGGNWGTPYTGYRIVELLESGEVLSYQVNPDVKQPVNSTKI, from the coding sequence ATGCTTACCCGGAGAACCTTCCTCAAGAACACACTGAAGGGCATCGTATTGATCGGTGCCGGCAATACACTGCAATCTTTTGCTGCAGACAGTTTTATACTGCCTGAAAAACGCAAGGTGAAACTGCGTTTTGCCCTGGCTTCAGATGGCCACTACGGCCAGCCGAAAACCACCTATTTTGATAACCACAAAAAAATGGTTGGCTGGCTGAATAAAGAACAAAGCCGCCGGGGAATTGATTTCTCTGTGATCAATGGAGACCTGTTCCACGATGACAATAAATTCCTGCCGGAAGTAAAAGCTGCCTGGGATGGATTATCTATGCCCTATTACGTTTCACACGGTAACCATGATATGGTAGAGGAGGAGATCTGGCAACAGACCTGGGGCATTGCCTGGCATCATGCATTTGAAGTAGATGATACGGCCTTCCTGATCCTGAACACAGCAGACATCAAAGGAAAATATATCTGCCCTGATCTCAACTGGACGAAAGAACAGCTCGAAAAATACAAACACAAAAAACAACTCTTTGTGTTCATGCATATCACGCCCATCAAGTGGACGGAGCATGGTATCGATTGTCCGGAACTGATAGAGATGTTCTCCGCACAACAGAACTTAAAGGGTGTATTCCATGGTCATGATCATATAGAGGATAGTGTGAAAGAGAAAAATGGTAAACACTATTTCTGGGATGCCCATATCGGTGGCAACTGGGGAACACCTTATACCGGCTACCGGATCGTGGAATTACTGGAAAGTGGTGAAGTGCTGAGTTACCAGGTGAACCCTGATGTAAAACAACCCGTCAACAGCACCAAAATATAA
- a CDS encoding P1 family peptidase gives MKLCSIVMLACCMSAAIPAFTQTVRARDLGIPLKGRPGAFNAITDVKGVEVGIVTLIEGEGVLKVGKGPVRTGVTAILPRGKKYDPVFAGWYALNGNGEMTGTTWITESGFLEGPITITNTHSVGVVRDAVIAWQYKHQHFYTINQTTDLFWALPVVAETYDGMMNDINGMHVKKEHVFQALDSARSGKVKEGNTGGGTGMMCHGFKGGTGTASRLVKIGDSTYTVGVLVQANHGGKNELTIAGVPVGEEIKGYRPKFKFGEPPAGTGSIIVIVATDAPLLPHQLNRLAKRVPLGIGRVGGAGENSSGDIFLAFSTANPEASHREEFRKLNMLPNDLINELFYATAEATEEAILNVLVAAETMTGINGNVIYALPHTEIIRLLKKYNRYSKK, from the coding sequence ATGAAATTATGTTCCATTGTCATGCTTGCCTGCTGCATGTCCGCTGCTATTCCTGCTTTTACACAAACCGTCCGTGCCCGTGATCTTGGTATTCCTTTAAAAGGCAGGCCGGGAGCTTTTAACGCCATAACGGATGTGAAGGGAGTAGAGGTTGGTATTGTTACACTCATTGAAGGAGAAGGTGTTTTAAAAGTAGGGAAAGGCCCCGTACGTACAGGAGTTACAGCTATTTTGCCCCGCGGTAAAAAATATGATCCCGTATTTGCCGGTTGGTATGCCCTGAATGGAAACGGGGAAATGACCGGCACAACCTGGATCACGGAATCTGGTTTCCTGGAAGGGCCTATCACCATTACCAATACACACTCAGTAGGCGTGGTGCGGGATGCCGTGATAGCATGGCAATACAAACACCAGCATTTTTATACGATCAATCAAACCACAGACCTTTTCTGGGCATTGCCGGTAGTAGCTGAAACATACGATGGTATGATGAACGACATTAATGGTATGCATGTGAAGAAGGAACATGTGTTCCAGGCGCTGGATTCCGCAAGGTCAGGCAAAGTGAAAGAAGGCAATACAGGAGGCGGTACCGGTATGATGTGTCACGGTTTCAAAGGAGGTACAGGTACTGCTTCCCGGCTGGTGAAGATCGGGGATTCCACTTATACGGTGGGTGTATTGGTGCAGGCAAACCATGGCGGAAAAAATGAGCTGACCATTGCAGGTGTACCTGTTGGCGAAGAAATAAAGGGCTATAGGCCGAAGTTTAAATTTGGAGAACCGCCTGCAGGAACGGGTTCCATTATTGTGATCGTAGCTACAGATGCGCCCTTGCTGCCGCATCAGCTAAACCGTTTGGCAAAACGGGTGCCATTAGGTATTGGCAGAGTAGGCGGGGCAGGAGAAAACTCCTCCGGCGATATTTTCCTGGCCTTTTCCACCGCAAATCCCGAAGCCTCCCACCGGGAAGAATTCCGCAAGCTGAATATGTTACCCAACGACCTGATAAATGAATTGTTTTATGCTACCGCGGAAGCTACAGAAGAAGCCATTCTCAATGTACTGGTAGCTGCTGAAACCATGACGGGTATTAACGGCAATGTGATCTACGCCCTGCCGCATACGGAAATCATACGTCTGTTAAAGAAGTATAACCGCTACTCAAAAAAATAA
- a CDS encoding TIM-barrel domain-containing protein, whose translation MLRSFVLLVGLSLFASHANAQLQWKEVEPGIWKATAGVPEKITLLSVANATPAKSALQQLPTAPFPLAKDEITSRVVDGKVYLKFPLVKEEELFGLGLNFKTVAQRGRVSQLHMDHYGGTDNGRTHAPVPFYVSSRGYGVLIDAARYITVYAGTAVRVDTKNPPELLDRNTNKNWDSSPYSDAVEILVPASGVDIYIFGGPTAMNAVQRYNLFNGGGYLPPKWGLGFTQRVPTLYSQSDILREANEFEAHNFPLDFIGVEPGWHSMAYPCTFEWDAKRFPDPKGFINSLLQKGIRANLWLNPYVSPTSSLYPKVKPFSGTHTVWNGIVTDFTIPEARNIFKEHFIKNHISLGVSGYKMDENDGYDKWLWPDVATFPSGTSAEQMRQIYGLQMQKMTDEWYRETNQRTYGLVRASNAGASNLPYVIYNDYYSHPDFITALVNSSFIGVLWTPEVRASKSAEEWVRRMQSVCFSPMAMLNAWADGTKPWSFPEVEKAVQEVATLRMRLLPYLYSTFAQYHFEGKPPFRSMNLVDGFAYAPQITAGKLDATLNPYEAKTKSDLKDQYMMGDNLLVAPVFAGEKSRKVYLPAGKWYDFYTGKLAGENQVITVQAELEKIPLFVRDGGLIPMVPARRQAPKAGEVLPLEVRVYGTAPGTFTLYDDDGTTFNFEKGAFSKVELKSANRSMSAPANGKPFGYDKKVTWTFMTK comes from the coding sequence ATGTTGAGATCATTCGTCCTCCTGGTAGGTTTGAGTTTGTTTGCAAGCCATGCAAACGCGCAATTGCAATGGAAAGAAGTAGAACCAGGTATCTGGAAAGCTACGGCCGGCGTGCCGGAAAAGATCACTTTGCTGAGTGTGGCCAATGCCACGCCCGCAAAAAGTGCCTTGCAGCAATTACCAACTGCACCCTTCCCCCTGGCAAAAGATGAGATCACCAGCAGGGTGGTGGATGGTAAGGTTTACCTGAAGTTTCCGCTGGTAAAAGAAGAAGAACTGTTCGGCCTGGGCCTGAACTTTAAAACCGTTGCCCAGCGTGGCCGCGTGAGCCAGCTGCACATGGACCATTATGGCGGAACAGACAATGGCCGTACCCATGCACCGGTACCTTTTTATGTGTCTTCCCGTGGTTATGGCGTATTGATCGATGCAGCCCGTTATATTACTGTATATGCAGGTACCGCAGTAAGAGTGGACACAAAGAACCCTCCTGAACTGCTGGACCGCAACACCAATAAGAACTGGGATTCCTCTCCTTACTCAGATGCAGTGGAGATCCTGGTGCCAGCTTCCGGTGTGGACATCTACATCTTCGGCGGCCCTACGGCTATGAATGCCGTACAACGGTACAACCTCTTCAATGGTGGCGGATACCTGCCTCCCAAATGGGGACTGGGCTTTACACAACGTGTACCCACCTTATATTCACAAAGTGATATCCTCCGGGAGGCCAACGAATTTGAAGCACATAATTTCCCCTTGGATTTTATTGGCGTAGAGCCGGGATGGCATTCTATGGCTTATCCCTGCACTTTTGAGTGGGACGCTAAACGTTTCCCTGATCCAAAGGGTTTCATCAACAGCCTGCTGCAGAAAGGCATCAGGGCTAATCTCTGGCTGAACCCTTATGTGTCGCCCACGAGTTCACTGTATCCAAAAGTGAAACCCTTTTCCGGTACACATACTGTTTGGAATGGTATCGTAACAGACTTTACTATTCCTGAAGCGCGTAATATCTTCAAAGAACATTTCATAAAAAACCATATATCCCTTGGCGTTAGCGGGTACAAAATGGATGAGAACGATGGATATGATAAATGGTTATGGCCGGATGTAGCTACTTTCCCTTCCGGTACCTCCGCTGAACAGATGCGCCAGATCTATGGCCTGCAAATGCAGAAGATGACGGATGAATGGTACCGTGAAACAAACCAGCGTACATATGGCCTGGTACGTGCTTCTAATGCAGGCGCCAGTAATCTGCCCTATGTGATCTACAACGATTATTATTCCCATCCTGATTTCATTACGGCATTGGTGAACAGCAGCTTTATTGGTGTGTTATGGACGCCGGAAGTACGTGCTTCCAAATCTGCTGAAGAATGGGTGAGAAGGATGCAGTCTGTATGTTTTTCCCCCATGGCTATGCTGAATGCATGGGCGGATGGCACTAAACCATGGTCTTTCCCCGAAGTGGAAAAAGCGGTACAGGAAGTGGCCACTTTGCGTATGCGCCTGCTGCCTTATCTCTATTCTACTTTTGCACAATATCACTTTGAAGGCAAACCTCCTTTCCGTTCCATGAACCTGGTAGATGGTTTTGCTTATGCGCCACAGATCACGGCCGGTAAACTGGATGCTACATTGAACCCTTATGAGGCAAAAACAAAGTCTGATCTGAAGGACCAATACATGATGGGAGATAATCTTCTGGTAGCACCCGTATTCGCAGGAGAAAAAAGCCGCAAAGTATACCTGCCTGCCGGTAAATGGTATGATTTCTATACCGGTAAACTCGCAGGAGAGAACCAGGTGATCACGGTACAGGCAGAACTGGAGAAAATTCCTTTATTCGTTCGCGACGGAGGTCTGATCCCTATGGTTCCCGCCCGCAGGCAGGCGCCGAAAGCAGGAGAGGTGTTGCCGCTGGAAGTAAGGGTATATGGTACAGCACCGGGTACATTTACTTTGTATGACGATGATGGTACTACTTTCAACTTTGAGAAAGGAGCGTTTTCAAAAGTGGAGTTAAAGAGTGCTAACAGGTCCATGAGCGCTCCTGCAAACG
- a CDS encoding SRPBCC domain-containing protein, whose amino-acid sequence MKDYKKHFIITAPPEEVYLALTLPATIQLWTGEEAEMSTEPGSEFSLWEGSISGKNLEFEKGRKIVQQWYFDQEEPSIVTIILHPHKKGTSAELKHSNIPDEDYDNIVEGWNEAYFGSLIDFYEGE is encoded by the coding sequence ATGAAGGATTACAAAAAGCATTTTATTATTACAGCACCTCCCGAAGAGGTGTACCTGGCATTGACGCTGCCCGCCACTATTCAGTTATGGACCGGCGAAGAAGCAGAAATGAGTACAGAACCCGGCTCTGAATTCTCCCTGTGGGAAGGCAGCATCTCCGGTAAGAACCTGGAGTTCGAAAAAGGCAGAAAGATTGTGCAGCAATGGTATTTCGACCAGGAAGAACCTTCTATTGTTACCATCATTTTACATCCTCATAAAAAAGGTACCTCCGCAGAACTGAAACATTCCAACATCCCCGATGAAGATTACGACAACATTGTGGAAGGTTGGAATGAAGCGTATTTTGGCAGCCTGATAGACTTTTACGAGGGAGAATGA
- a CDS encoding cold-shock protein: MEQKFTGTVKFFNETKGFGFIKHDESSKETFVHVNGLVHEIQQDDRVEFELQEGRKGMNAVNVRRID, translated from the coding sequence ATGGAACAAAAATTCACCGGAACTGTAAAGTTCTTCAATGAGACAAAAGGTTTTGGCTTCATCAAGCATGATGAATCTTCTAAAGAAACTTTTGTACACGTAAATGGTCTCGTTCACGAGATCCAGCAAGATGACCGCGTAGAGTTCGAATTGCAGGAAGGAAGAAAAGGCATGAATGCTGTAAATGTTAGACGTATTGATTAA
- a CDS encoding CvfB family protein, which translates to MISIGAYNHLKVKKETDFGVFLDGGDNLEILLPKRYVPKGTRVDDEIEVFLYHDSENRLIATTDRPYGVAGDIVLLKAVDVTAQGAFLDWGLVKDLFVPLSQQLSKMRTGQEYLVKIYIDEMTGRVAATEKIDQYLSNETLTVKEKDVVDLIIYRRSDIGFVTIINKQHTGVLHFADQFKPYDIGDKLKGFVKAIKSENRIDVVPGQAGFKKVEDESSRILRLLHENNGYLPYHDKSDPEEIVTFFGMSKKTFKMTIGNLYKQQKITFTKTGIQLIAEA; encoded by the coding sequence ATGATCAGCATAGGCGCATACAATCATCTGAAAGTAAAGAAGGAAACGGATTTCGGGGTGTTTCTGGATGGAGGGGACAACCTGGAAATACTGCTTCCTAAGAGGTATGTGCCTAAAGGAACCCGTGTAGACGATGAAATAGAAGTATTCCTGTACCACGACTCCGAAAACCGCCTGATCGCCACAACAGACAGGCCTTATGGCGTAGCAGGGGATATCGTGCTCCTCAAAGCAGTAGATGTCACCGCACAGGGCGCATTCCTGGACTGGGGCCTGGTAAAAGACCTTTTTGTTCCGCTTTCCCAGCAGCTCAGCAAAATGCGTACAGGCCAGGAATACCTCGTAAAGATCTATATCGATGAAATGACGGGGCGTGTGGCCGCTACAGAGAAAATAGACCAATATCTCAGCAACGAAACCCTTACCGTAAAGGAAAAGGACGTGGTTGACCTGATCATTTACCGCCGCAGCGATATTGGTTTTGTAACCATCATCAACAAACAGCACACCGGTGTGTTGCATTTTGCAGACCAGTTCAAACCCTACGATATCGGCGATAAGCTGAAAGGATTTGTAAAAGCCATTAAGTCAGAGAACAGGATAGATGTAGTGCCCGGCCAGGCTGGTTTTAAGAAGGTGGAAGACGAATCCTCCCGGATCCTCCGCCTGCTGCATGAAAACAACGGTTACCTCCCTTACCATGATAAATCGGACCCTGAAGAGATCGTTACCTTCTTTGGTATGAGTAAGAAAACCTTCAAAATGACCATCGGTAATTTATACAAACAGCAAAAGATCACTTTTACCAAAACAGGTATTCAGCTGATAGCAGAAGCATGA
- a CDS encoding helix-turn-helix transcriptional regulator → MSNTMLPEVLYVDDRGAEAHISILELRLKNAHVFTAKSRQQKPVRYVEQDNNPSVGMYFSIEGISGAYSTAGEALRLNSNQHVMGYKPHFDGYYLVESPFNHNLGIELELPFFERLLSNELDCLQRLADKMQKGLPAALSPYPLPISSRQKAVLLDMFNCSYTGHLRELYFESRIMELFMLQAEQAENYMGRKPLMIKPADIDKLHNARQFVKLNMFEAISLQQVARAAGLNDFKLKKGFKELFGTTVFGYLNELKMNHAKRLLLDGGITIGDLAFDLGYSEAHNFTKAFKRHFGYPPGELKS, encoded by the coding sequence ATGAGTAATACAATGCTGCCTGAAGTTTTATATGTGGACGACAGAGGCGCAGAAGCGCATATCTCTATATTAGAACTCCGGTTAAAGAACGCTCATGTATTCACTGCTAAAAGCCGCCAGCAAAAGCCTGTCCGCTATGTGGAACAGGATAACAACCCCAGCGTGGGCATGTATTTTTCCATAGAAGGCATCAGCGGAGCTTATTCCACAGCGGGAGAGGCGTTACGGCTCAATTCCAACCAGCATGTAATGGGCTATAAACCCCATTTCGATGGTTATTACCTTGTAGAATCCCCCTTCAACCACAACTTAGGCATTGAACTGGAGCTGCCCTTCTTTGAACGGCTGTTGTCCAATGAGCTGGACTGCCTTCAGCGCCTGGCCGATAAGATGCAAAAAGGCTTGCCGGCTGCTCTTTCTCCTTATCCATTGCCTATTTCCTCCCGCCAGAAAGCCGTGCTTCTGGATATGTTCAATTGCAGTTATACCGGTCACCTGCGGGAACTCTATTTTGAGTCCCGGATCATGGAGCTTTTTATGCTGCAGGCAGAACAGGCGGAAAACTACATGGGCCGGAAGCCCCTCATGATCAAACCCGCAGATATCGATAAACTGCATAACGCCCGGCAGTTCGTTAAACTGAATATGTTTGAGGCCATCAGCCTGCAACAGGTAGCCCGGGCCGCCGGTTTGAATGATTTTAAGCTGAAAAAGGGCTTTAAGGAACTTTTCGGCACAACGGTGTTCGGATACCTGAATGAACTGAAAATGAACCATGCTAAACGCCTCCTGCTGGATGGCGGCATTACCATAGGAGACCTTGCATTCGACCTCGGCTACAGCGAGGCGCATAATTTCACCAAAGCCTTTAAAAGACATTTCGGATATCCTCCCGGGGAATTAAAAAGTTAA
- a CDS encoding DUF4846 domain-containing protein, with protein MKKYILIAALFSVHTLSAQTVQDLPLPAGYSRIPQQEGTFGAWLRKVALKKENTVYLYNGNKKANQSAQFAVLDISVGKKDLQQCADAVMRLYAEYCYANRELNKIKFKATDGTVMDYAGWTKGDRFILRNGKLKRSRIATAAENRAVFGQYLEFVFSYAGTLSLSRELQSVNNILPGDVFIQGGSPGHAVIVMDVAVNKTGQKIFLLAQSYMPAQDIHILRNPASGQSPWYEAAGQGELLTPEWIFNRGDLKRFL; from the coding sequence TTGAAAAAATACATCCTGATCGCAGCCCTCTTTTCTGTACACACGCTCTCTGCTCAAACAGTACAAGATCTCCCATTACCAGCCGGCTACTCCCGCATCCCGCAACAGGAAGGAACCTTTGGCGCCTGGCTCCGGAAGGTTGCCCTTAAAAAGGAAAACACCGTTTACCTCTACAACGGCAACAAAAAAGCCAACCAGTCTGCCCAATTCGCGGTGCTGGACATTTCCGTAGGAAAAAAAGACCTCCAGCAATGCGCCGATGCCGTTATGCGCCTCTACGCAGAATACTGTTATGCTAACAGAGAACTCAATAAGATAAAATTCAAAGCAACAGACGGTACAGTAATGGACTATGCGGGCTGGACAAAAGGAGACCGTTTTATACTCCGCAACGGAAAACTAAAACGCAGCCGCATAGCAACAGCAGCAGAGAACAGGGCCGTTTTCGGGCAATACCTGGAGTTTGTATTCTCTTACGCAGGCACACTGTCCCTCAGCAGGGAACTACAGTCAGTAAATAATATATTGCCGGGTGATGTATTTATCCAGGGAGGTTCCCCGGGCCACGCCGTAATTGTAATGGACGTAGCAGTCAATAAAACAGGGCAGAAGATCTTCCTGCTGGCACAAAGTTATATGCCTGCGCAGGACATCCATATCCTCCGGAATCCGGCTTCCGGGCAAAGCCCCTGGTATGAAGCAGCTGGTCAGGGAGAACTCCTCACCCCGGAATGGATCTTCAACAGGGGAGATTTGAAGCGGTTCCTGTAA